CATCAGTCATTAAAGCTATTCTAAAGTTTGTCATTAACTTGCAGTATCTTGGGTAACTTTACATTTTATCCAATGTATTTTCAAAACCTATTACTTTggtaacaaatattacaaaataaaatatactttttCTTTCGGTTACAACCAACAAATTGTTACtgaattattttatccatttttaaTACAGGAGTACAATGCATTTTAAACTATTGTACACATCTTTTAATATTGTTCTTCCCCCATTTTTATATAAATATTGGAATGTTTAACTACTGGCTCAGATAGTCCTCTGATATCTTACTTGTTTGGTGTTTACAATATCACAGCAACAAAAGAAGAGCAGCATGCAGTTTCAATCTGAATCATCAGCATAGTCCTCTGCACTGTAGCAAGTTAAATGATTGTTTGTGCGATGTGTTTTATTCAACTGAATGATGTTCCTTAGAGCAGGATTCATAGCAAGATCCAGTGGTGTCTGGTCATCTTTGTTGCACAAATCAGCATTTGCCCCCTTTTCTAACAGAATCTCCACAACTTCAGTATGTCCACGGGCAGCAGCTACGTGCAGCGCAGTGTCACCAACTTTATTCTGCAAAGGAATACAGAAAGAGAGAGAATTTCATTTATAAGAATTCACTATATGTTACTCCTAATGCCACTGTGATTTTATAAGGTGATTATGTACCTGAGCATCGATTATTTGATTTGGTAATGATATAAGTTCCTTTACACAGTCAATATGGCCACCATGGCTTGCCCAGTATAAAGGTGTGTTACCAGCACTATCCAATCCTGTGCCAGATACACCTTGTCTTAAACATTCTTGCAGAAAACTAAGATTGCCCCGCCGAGCTGCTTCATGCAGTGGCATTTCCACTTCTTCTGTCTGGCTTTCCACTATTGTAGTGAAAataaacaagaataattaaatagtAACAAgattttcttaagtacaagaagtagtTTCAAT
This DNA window, taken from Schistocerca piceifrons isolate TAMUIC-IGC-003096 chromosome 4, iqSchPice1.1, whole genome shotgun sequence, encodes the following:
- the LOC124795223 gene encoding osteoclast-stimulating factor 1-like, producing the protein MAAKLSATRPAPPKPIPKPGKVKVVRALYNYTAQLTDELSFQEGDLLYVFDQVTDPNWWKARCGNRTGLIPSNYVESQTEEVEMPLHEAARRGNLSFLQECLRQGVSGTGLDSAGNTPLYWASHGGHIDCVKELISLPNQIIDAQNKVGDTALHVAAARGHTEVVEILLEKGANADLCNKDDQTPLDLAMNPALRNIIQLNKTHRTNNHLTCYSAEDYADDSD